The Brachyspira hyodysenteriae ATCC 27164 sequence TTCCTAGCAGGATATGCTTTAAAGAAAGAACAGCAGGAGCTTGGACTTAATGAAGACGGTACAAAAACAGATGCCGGAGAACAGGTACATCAAGGTCCTTTAGATGTTACTCCTTTCTTGAAAGTAGAGAAGATAGAGCTTTCGGTTGGTGCTTCACTTATTCCTTTGGCATTAGAATCTGAAGGCGGTGATTTAATAAATAGAATAAGTCAGATTCGTAGGGAGCTTGCTTTAGAGGTTGGGCTTGTAGTTCCTCCTGTTCGTATTGTGGATAACAGTGTAATTGAACCTGATGAATATACAGTAAGTATTAATGGTACAGAAATGGCAAAAGGATTCGTTCGTCCTAATATGCTTTTAGCTTTGAATGCCAATTCTCCTGATGGTCCTTCTCCGGACTGTGAGAAAGTAAGAGAGCCAGCATTTGGACTTCCTGCTTATTGGATTAAAGTTGATGAAAAAGATATGGCTGAGAAAAAAGGCTTTATGTTGTTCCAGCCTACATCAGTTATTGCTACTCACTTCAGTGAAACTATTAAGAGAAATGCTAATCTTCTTATTGGACGTGAAGAAGTACAGAATATGCTTGATCTTATTAAAGATGATCATAAAGCTCTTGTATCTGAAGTACTTGCTGCTAAACCTCATAATGAAAGTCCTCTTGGATATATACAGAAGGTATTGCAGAATCTTCTTCAAGAGGAAGTGCCTATCAGAAACAGTGTTGCTATATTAGAGGGTGTTGCTGATGCTATATCAATTATGGGCAGCGAGCAGGCTACTGAATTAGTAAGAAGCAGATTGGCATCTCAAATATCTCAGATGGTTGCTGATCAGGATAGAAATATAAGAGTTATTACTTTAAGTCAGCAGCTACAAAATAATATAGCTCAAAACCTTGCTAATACAGGCAATTTACAGGGTTCACAGATGATAGCTATGAGTTTTGAAAGTATGCAGAACTTAATTAAAAATATAAAAGATGCTGTTAAACTTGTAAGCGATTCAGGGGTTGATGATATAGTATTTTTAACTTCTCCTATTATTAGAAGACCTTTGTATCAGTTTATAGCAAAAAATGTTGGTAAGTATAAAGTTATAGCAACTACCGAAATAGCACAAGGATATAATGTACAGGGTATTGCTAGTATAAAATAATGAATGATGAATGCCTTATTGGGCGATTAAGATATAAATAATATATTACTTGGAGTTATAAAATGAAAACTATTAAAATTTTTGGAAAAAACAGAGAAGAAATTGAAAAACAGGCTAGAGATAAGTATGGCGAGAGTTATTTCATAATTAGTGTAAGAGAGAGCAAAAGAAAAAACATATTTGGAATGATTAAAAAAGAGTTTGAAGTTTCTATCGGTATATTGGAACAATATTAATAAATTGTTTAAATATGAATAGAGGAGATATAAAATGGTAGATATACGCACTATTAGAGGGAAGGATAAAACAGATGCTTTTGCCAAAGCTAGAGTTGAATACGGCGGTAATTTTGTTATTTTAACTAGTAAAGATGTGAAAGTGGGCGGATTTTTAGGGCTTGGAATGAAAACAGAGCATGAACTTAGAATAATGCTTAATAATTCTATTTACGATAGAAAAAATAATTCTATGAATGAAGATAAAGATTCTTATTCAGAAGATGAAGATGAAATGCATAGAAGTAAACTTTTAAGCGATAGAATAGAAATGAAAAAACATTCATCTGAAACTATAGATGCAAGCGAAATGGCAGATAGAATAGTTTCTATAACTAAGGCTTTAAAGGAAAAGAGTGCAAATAGAAATAACAGTTTTTCTAATAATAATACATCTCGTCCTAGTGTTCAGGAAAATTCTTATAATACAGAAAAAGATGATATACCTGAAGAACTTTTAAATGATAATAGCACTAATAATAGTTCAAAGTCCAATGTTATTGAAGAAAAAATAGAAGATAATAATATCAGAGAAAAAAGTGTTGATACTTTTATTCCATTGCCTAATTTTAGTAATAATCAATATTCTAATTTTCAAGGTTCAACATTTGCAAATATGAGAAATCCTATACTTTCGGATTATTCTAATAACAATAGTTTTTCTCCTATTAATAATTACAGCAATTTTGCAAATAACAATATTCTTAATAATAGTGTTCCTAATAATAATAACAATAATAATAGCTTTATGAATAACTTTAATAGTAATGCTATATATAATAATCCTAATACATCAAATAATAATCAGAATAATATTAATAATCAAAATAATATAAATAACCAAAACAATATTAATAATTCTGTAGATGATAATGTAAAAAAATTAGTTCAGGAACAAATAAGAGATATAATAAAAGAGTATCTTGAAACTAATATTCCTAATATAAATTTAAATAAAAATAACTCCAATAATTCTAATATAAATAATGAAGATTCAAAATATCAAAATAAAACTTCCTATTCATCTGATTCTGAAGATGAAATAAAAAATGCTATAGAAGAAATAAAAGAATCAAGAAGAGAATATAGTGAGTATATAGATAATAGAGCTCATAAATATAATAGAGAAGAAAATAGCATAAGAGAGAGAAAAAATAATATTAGAGATTATTTTGAAGATGAAAGCAAAGATATAGATTATGATGTTTCAAATGATGATGTTGAAGATAATTCTGATGTAAATGTTGCTGATGGAATGGAAGAAAGCTTCAATTATTTAAGAGACAGAGAGTTTCCAGAAGAAATATTACTTGAATTAAGAGAATATTTACTTACTTCAAGTAATGCTAGATTCTTCCAATCTAAAGATGTTATCAGAGAAGAGGTAGAAAAATATTTTGCTGAAAGGTTAATACTTTCTAATGGTATAGAAGTAGGAGCAAAAAAGAAAATTATAGTATTTGTAGGACCTACAGGTGTAGGAAAAACTACTACAATACCTAAAATAGCAGCACAGTATTTAAAGTCTGGTAAAAAAGTTTCTTTTGTAACTATAGATAATTACAGAATAGCAGCAGTTGATCAGCTTCAGAGATACGCAAGTATAATGAAAGTACCGTTTACAAGTGCAAGTACTCCTGAAGCTTTGAGAGCAGAGATTAGAAAGATGGATAATTCTTCTCTTTTATTTATAGATACTATGGGACGCTCTCCTAAGGGTGCTGAAGATATAGTTGCTATGTCAAAATATTTCACAACAGTTGGAAGATTTGATATGGATATTCAGCTTGTTATGAGTGCTACTGCAAAATATAAAGATGCTTTGAAAATATTGAATGGATTTAAGCCTACAAATTATAAAGGAGTAATACTTACAAAGGTTGATGAAACCGATTATTTAGCTTCTTCAATTTGTGCAATTACAAAGAAAAAACTTCCTATTACTTATATAACTCATGGACAGGGTGTTCCTAAGGATATATCTACTGCAAAAAAATATGGTTATAAAATAATGGAAGGTTTATTCGGACATTAAATAAAATTTAATAAAAAAAATAAAAAATAATTAGGAAAATTGTAATATATTATGAAAGATCAAGCTGATGAATTAAGAAAAATGATGAGTGTAAAAGATAGACGCCCTCAGCGTATAATAAGCATAGCCAGCGGTAAGGGCGGAGTAGGTAAAACTAATATAGCAATTAATTTATCCATAGCATTGCAGCAGCTTGGACAAAATGTAATTTTAGTTGATGCAGATCTTGGACTTGGTAATGTTAATGTTATACTTGGAAATATGCCTGAATATAATTTGTATCATGTTATTAAAGGTGTAAAAAAGATACATGAGATTATAATTGAAACAGATTATGGCATAAGATATATAGCAGGAGCTTCCGGATTTTCTTCTTTGGCTAATCTTTCCGGAAGAGCTTTAACTAAATTAGTTAATAGCATGGATTCTTTGAATGATGCTGATATAATAATAGTTGATACAGGTGCAGGAATTTCTGATAATGTTTTGTATTTCTTGCTTTCTTCAGATGAAAGTATAGTAGTTACAACTCCTGAACTTACAGCTATATTAGATGCTTATGGTGTAATAAAGTCTATTGCTCCTGAAAATGCTAATGCAGATATAAAAATATTGGTTAATAGGGTTACTAAGGCTTCTGAAGGTAAAGAAGTAAGCGATAAGATTATTATAACTAGTAAAAAATATTTAGATATGGATGTTAAATATTTGGGACATGTTATGGAAGATAAAACAATTCCTTATGCAGTTTCTCAACAGCTTCCATTCTATCAATATGATAATAAATGTCAGGCTTCTATGTCAATACATAATATAGCTAAAAGAATAATTGATATGGAATATGATGACGGAAGAGAGACAAAAGGTTTTGGTGGATTTATGGAATCTTTATTGTCTTTTGTAAGTAAGAAATGATAAAATGAACAACTCAATATTTGCAGAGGGAATTTATGAACAATATAGTAGAAAAAATTAAACAGTATTTTTCATCTAATTTTGGAAAATTGGATGGTATAATATCTATTTTATCATTTGTTATAACACTTATATTATCTATACTATATAAAAATAGAATAGATATATCTTTATTTAAAGCTTTATTGGCAGGTATTATAACTTTAGTAATATTGTTTTTTATAGGAATATTATTGAAAAGATACTTGGGAGATATTATAGAAAGCAGTAATGTTAATACTGGTATTGATATGGATTATAATGCAATAGATGATAATTCTGTTATTAATAATACAAATGATAATCCTCTTGATACTAATCTAGATGCTATTAATAATATTGATAGTTCTAGCGGAGATTTTAATCCAGACAATAT is a genomic window containing:
- a CDS encoding flagellar biosynthesis protein FlhF, whose amino-acid sequence is MVDIRTIRGKDKTDAFAKARVEYGGNFVILTSKDVKVGGFLGLGMKTEHELRIMLNNSIYDRKNNSMNEDKDSYSEDEDEMHRSKLLSDRIEMKKHSSETIDASEMADRIVSITKALKEKSANRNNSFSNNNTSRPSVQENSYNTEKDDIPEELLNDNSTNNSSKSNVIEEKIEDNNIREKSVDTFIPLPNFSNNQYSNFQGSTFANMRNPILSDYSNNNSFSPINNYSNFANNNILNNSVPNNNNNNNSFMNNFNSNAIYNNPNTSNNNQNNINNQNNINNQNNINNSVDDNVKKLVQEQIRDIIKEYLETNIPNINLNKNNSNNSNINNEDSKYQNKTSYSSDSEDEIKNAIEEIKESRREYSEYIDNRAHKYNREENSIRERKNNIRDYFEDESKDIDYDVSNDDVEDNSDVNVADGMEESFNYLRDREFPEEILLELREYLLTSSNARFFQSKDVIREEVEKYFAERLILSNGIEVGAKKKIIVFVGPTGVGKTTTIPKIAAQYLKSGKKVSFVTIDNYRIAAVDQLQRYASIMKVPFTSASTPEALRAEIRKMDNSSLLFIDTMGRSPKGAEDIVAMSKYFTTVGRFDMDIQLVMSATAKYKDALKILNGFKPTNYKGVILTKVDETDYLASSICAITKKKLPITYITHGQGVPKDISTAKKYGYKIMEGLFGH
- a CDS encoding MinD/ParA family protein; this encodes MKDQADELRKMMSVKDRRPQRIISIASGKGGVGKTNIAINLSIALQQLGQNVILVDADLGLGNVNVILGNMPEYNLYHVIKGVKKIHEIIIETDYGIRYIAGASGFSSLANLSGRALTKLVNSMDSLNDADIIIVDTGAGISDNVLYFLLSSDESIVVTTPELTAILDAYGVIKSIAPENANADIKILVNRVTKASEGKEVSDKIIITSKKYLDMDVKYLGHVMEDKTIPYAVSQQLPFYQYDNKCQASMSIHNIAKRIIDMEYDDGRETKGFGGFMESLLSFVSKK
- a CDS encoding flagellar biosynthesis protein FlhA, encoding MNGTKSILDNIKLPANLSRHSDIMFAIGAVMVIMMLIIPLPSLILDFLLIINIIVSLLILLMVLSIRSANDFSVFPSVLLVMTAFRLALNVSTTRAILTEGANFGGKVITSFADFVVGGNIVVGVVIFIILIIVQFVVITKGATRVSEVAARFALDSMPSKMMAVESELQAGAITDKEAEEKRKKIRGESDFYGTMDGASKFVQGDVIAGIIITVINIVGGLVIGMTMRGEPFTQAVNAYTRFTVGDGLVSQIPSFFMSFATGLLVTRSSSEDNLSTQIAVQVFAKPKNLFIGAGFAFFLMLLPGFPKIALFIIALALFLAGYALKKEQQELGLNEDGTKTDAGEQVHQGPLDVTPFLKVEKIELSVGASLIPLALESEGGDLINRISQIRRELALEVGLVVPPVRIVDNSVIEPDEYTVSINGTEMAKGFVRPNMLLALNANSPDGPSPDCEKVREPAFGLPAYWIKVDEKDMAEKKGFMLFQPTSVIATHFSETIKRNANLLIGREEVQNMLDLIKDDHKALVSEVLAAKPHNESPLGYIQKVLQNLLQEEVPIRNSVAILEGVADAISIMGSEQATELVRSRLASQISQMVADQDRNIRVITLSQQLQNNIAQNLANTGNLQGSQMIAMSFESMQNLIKNIKDAVKLVSDSGVDDIVFLTSPIIRRPLYQFIAKNVGKYKVIATTEIAQGYNVQGIASIK